In Bradyrhizobium sp. WD16, the genomic stretch CGACCCGCGCCCGCGAGGGCGACATCATCAACGACGCAGTCCGCAGCCGCATCGACACCGCCCTCAACCGCGGCCGCTGCGGCCTGTGGGACTGGGATCTCTCCCGCGGCCGGATCTTCTGGTCGCAGTCGATGTTCACCCTGCTCGGCCTCGACAGCCGCAGCGATCTGCTCGCCTTCGGCGAGGTCAACGCCCTGGTCAATGCCGACGACATCGACCTGTTCGCCACCGCCAAGGCGCTGGTCGCCGGCGAGACCGATCATATCGACCACGCCTTCCGCATGCGCCATGCCGACGGCCACTGGATCTGGCTGCGGGTGCGCTGCGAGGTCGCCAGCGGCGCCGACGGCGACCTCCATTTGATAGGCATCGCCGTCGACATCACCGAGCAGAAGAGCCTCGCCGAACGGACCATCGAGGCCGACCTGCGGCTGCGCAACGCCATCGAGACCATTCCGGAATCCTTCGTGCTGTGGGACGCCGACAACCGCCTGGTGCTGTGCAACAGCTACTTCCAGCGCCTGCACCAGCTGCCGGATTCGGCGGTGGTGCCGGGCACGCCGGTCGAGACGGTGAGCGAGGTCGGCCGCATGCCGCAGGTGCGCAGCCGGCTGCGCGACACCGACGGGCTGGCGCCGGGCGCCCGCACCTTCGAGGCCCAGCTCGACGATGGCCGCTGGTTCAACATCTCCGAGCGCCGCACCAAGGACGGCGGCACGGTCTCGATCGGCACCGACATCTCCCAGATCAAGCAGCACGAACAGAAGCTGGTGGAGAACGACCTGCGGCTGCGCGCCACCGTCGACGACCTCAAGCGCACCCAGTCGGCGCTGGAGCGCCAGGCCAGCGAGCTCGCCGAGCTCGCCCGCAACTATGCCGACGAAAAGACCCGGGCCGAGGAAGCGAGCCAGAGCAAGTCCAAGTTCCTCGCCAATATGAGCCACGAGCTGCGCACGCCGCTCAACGCCATCATCGGCTTCTCCGAGATCATGGGGTCCGGCATGTTCGGCACGCTGGGCTCGGACAAGTACCAGGAATACTGCCGCGACATCCTCACCAGCGGCCGCTACCTGCTCGACGTCATCAACGACATCCTCGACATGTCCAAGATCGAGGCCGGCCGCATGACCCTCGACCTCGAGCCGGTCGACCTCGGCCAGACCTTGACGGAATCGCTGCGGGTGGTGTCGGGCCGCGCCCAGGCCAAGCAGCTCGCCCTCACCTCAGAGATCGAAGGCGACATCACCGTCAGCGCCGACCGCCGCGCCATGAAGCAGATCGCCATCAACCTGTTGTCCAACGCGGTCAAGTTCACCCCCGACGGCGGCCGCGTCCATGTCCGCGGCCGCGCGCTCGATGACCGCGTCGTCCTGATGATCGCCGACACCGGCATCGGCATTCCGAGCCAGTCGCTGGCCCGCCTCGGCCGGCCGTTCGAGCAGGTCGAGAGCCAGCTCACCAGGATCTATCCGGGCTCCGGCCTCGGCCTTGCCATCGCCAAGTCGCTGGCCCGCCTGCACGGCGGCTCGATGCGGCTGAGGTCGTGCATCGACCGCGGCACCGTCGTCTATGTCTCGATCCCGCGCCACGCCGGAACACCGCTCCGGTCGGCCGCGTAAGCGAGGCTGGCAAAATCAAAAAGCAGGTGCGGCTTAAGTCTTGCAATTGCCTGCAGGGGCTTGCCGCAAAGGACGTAGGCAATTGCGAGACGCCGCACTAGTGTCCCGTCTCCGAATTACCGCTTCGTTTGCCTCACCCTCGCACGGTCATTCGGAGACATCGGGACACTAGCAAAATCAAAAAGCTAGTGTGGCATATGTCTCGCAATTGCCTACAGGGGCTTGCCGCAAAGGGCACAGGCAATTGCGAGACGCCACACTAGCGCCGCTCGGTCGCAATCCCCAGCACGTCGTTGAAGATGCCGCGGACATCCGCGGCGATCTCCACCACCTGCGCCTCCAGCGCCGAGAAGTCCGGCGCGTCGCCGGCGCGCGCCAGCATCCGCAGCAGCCCCTCGCCGGCGCTGGCCGGCGTGAATTTGGTGCTGACGCACAGCCGCAGCACCTGGATCAGATCGTGATAGAGCAGCGCCGCCGAGCGCAGCACGTCGGCGTCGGCCGGCCGCAGCAGTCCGAGCCGCGCGGCGTGATCGAGCACCTGCAGCGTCGAGACGCTGAGGATGTCGGGGTGTTCGGCGGCATGAACGAGCTGGAGGTACTGGGCGATGAACTCGATGTCGACCAGCCCGCCGGCGTAGTATTTCAGATCCCAGACGTCGCTCTCGCCCTTCTCCTCGGCGATGGCGTGACGCATCTCGACGACGTCGCGCGCGGTGATGCCTTGGTCGCGCGGGCGTGTCAGCACCTTGCGGATCACCGCCTCGACCTGCTGCTGCAGCGCCGGCGACGACGAGATGACGCGGGCGCGGGTCAGCGCCATGTGCTCCCAGGTCCAGGCCTCCTCGTCCTGGTAGACGGCGAAGGCATCGATGCGCGAGGCCACCGGCCCGGCGCGGCCGGAGGGCCGCAGCCGCATGTCGACTTCGTAGAGCACGCCGTAATTGGTGCGGGTGGTGAAGGCGCTGATCAGCCGCTGGGTCAGCCGCGCGAAATATTGCGCGCCTTGCAGCGAGCGCTCGCCGTCGGAATCGGGCGCGGCCTCGTCGAAGTCGTAGATCAGGATCAGGTCGAGGTCGGACGCCGCCGTCATCTCGCGGCTGCCGAGCTTGCCCATCGCCAGAATCGCCGTCTCCTGGTGCTTGATCCGGCCATACTGGGTGGCGAACTGCTCGCCGACGAGGCGATGAACCGTGCGGACGATGCCTTCCGCCACATCGGCGAAGGCGATGCTGGCCTGCTGCGCCGAGACGGTGCCGGAAAGGATGCGGGTGCCGATCAGGAACAGGCTCTCTTGGCCGTACAGGCGCAGGCGGTCGAGAAACTCCTCGTAGGAGCCGGCATCCGCCAGCGTCGCGGCGAGGCGCTCGGACACCTCGCGGCGGTCGGGCATGCCGCCGAAGAAGCGCGGATCGATCAGCCCGTCCATGATCTGCGGCTGGCGGGCCAGCATGTCGCCGAGCCGCGGCGCGACGCCGAGGATCATGGCGACGAGCCCGACCAGTTCGCTGTTCTGGCCGAGCAGCGTGATCAGGCGGCCGCCGCGCTGCAATGCCTGGAGAAAGCGATCGAAGGCGGCGACCGCGGCATCGGGATCCTCGGCCTGCGACAGCCCCTGGATCAGCCCCGGCAGAAACTCCCTGAAGGCGGCGAGCGTCGTCTCCACCCGCAGCGCGCGATAGCTGCCGGCGAGCCAGACGCGGGTGCATTCGGCGACCATGCGCGGCTGCTTGAAGCCGAGCTTGAGGAGATGGCCGAGCAGATGCATGTCATCGGGGCCGGCGGCGAAATCGATCGCCGGCTGCGCCGCGGCGGCGGCCGGCTCGCTCTCGAACAGCCGGCTGTAGTGCTCCTGGACGCGGCCGAGATGGCCGACGAGGTCGGCGGAAAAGGCGTCGCGGCTCTCATAGCCGAAGAAGCGGGCGAAGCGCTCCACCGCCTCGGGCTCCTCGGGCAGGCTGTGGGTCTGCTCGTCCGCGATCATCTGCAGCCGGTGTTCGACCTGGCGCAGGAACAGATAGGCGCTCTCCAGCTCGGCATGGGCGCCCTTGCCGATCCAGCCGGTCGCGGCCAGGATCTGCAGCGCCTCGAGGGTGGGCCGCACCCGCAATTCCGGATGGCGGCCGCCGGCGATCAGCTGCTGGGTCTGGGCGAAGAACTCGATCTCGCGGATGCCGCCGCGGCCGACCTTGACGTTGTGGCCTTCGACCGCAACCTCGCCGTGGCCCTTGAAGGCCTGCATCCGGCGCTTCATGTCGTGGACGTCGGTCAGCGCCGCGAAATCGAGATGCTTGCGCCAGACGAACGGCGCGATATCGCCGATCACCCGCTCGCCGGCGGCGGGGTCGCCGGCGCAGGGCCGCGCCTTGATCATCGCCGCGCGCTCCCAGGTGCGTCCCTCGCGCTCGTAGTAGTTGAGCGCGGCGTCGGTCGAGATCGCCACCGCCGTGGAGGCCGGATCGGGACGCAGCCGCAGGTCGACGCGGAAGACGTAGCCGTCGGCGGTGCGCTGGGTCAGCATGCGCGCCATGGCCTGGGTCAGGCGCACGAAGAACGGCTGCGGCTCGACGTCGGG encodes the following:
- a CDS encoding PAS domain-containing sensor histidine kinase encodes the protein MGHAHATSACVQSDSIKGLAQSIAKPAYHRLLIAEPALRRAVPTLIIAFLVTICIGAVVQVVDQSRQKRSAIKHDLAALAELLAERLDRQAVARTDRAALDQPAERLNSLLPELVPAWGIASGRRVIVIGENRRLLADLPINVSVEDVAGILQTMAAIKPAAADGDAAPITELTLFGGASALAARHPVHSLGGEVLVLQEQNEAPWRSDAALSITLSATTGFVVLILGFAFHWQSTRAREGDIINDAVRSRIDTALNRGRCGLWDWDLSRGRIFWSQSMFTLLGLDSRSDLLAFGEVNALVNADDIDLFATAKALVAGETDHIDHAFRMRHADGHWIWLRVRCEVASGADGDLHLIGIAVDITEQKSLAERTIEADLRLRNAIETIPESFVLWDADNRLVLCNSYFQRLHQLPDSAVVPGTPVETVSEVGRMPQVRSRLRDTDGLAPGARTFEAQLDDGRWFNISERRTKDGGTVSIGTDISQIKQHEQKLVENDLRLRATVDDLKRTQSALERQASELAELARNYADEKTRAEEASQSKSKFLANMSHELRTPLNAIIGFSEIMGSGMFGTLGSDKYQEYCRDILTSGRYLLDVINDILDMSKIEAGRMTLDLEPVDLGQTLTESLRVVSGRAQAKQLALTSEIEGDITVSADRRAMKQIAINLLSNAVKFTPDGGRVHVRGRALDDRVVLMIADTGIGIPSQSLARLGRPFEQVESQLTRIYPGSGLGLAIAKSLARLHGGSMRLRSCIDRGTVVYVSIPRHAGTPLRSAA
- a CDS encoding bifunctional [glutamine synthetase] adenylyltransferase/[glutamine synthetase]-adenylyl-L-tyrosine phosphorylase, whose protein sequence is MTGPAMGAADDSSLAARFVGAPYLGDAEAARRRLSEWLTEIAPVEAAAIEDVLARSPLARTILEAIAEASPYLFDLLRADPLRARRVLTADPDRRLERLIGDTVAACAAAGSEAEVMVALRRMKSEAALLIALGDIGGVWPVMRVTKALTEVAITAVQSALRFLFAQEAARGRIRPRDAERPEQDSGLVVLAMGKMGAGELNYSSDIDLIVFFDPEATNLDPDVEPQPFFVRLTQAMARMLTQRTADGYVFRVDLRLRPDPASTAVAISTDAALNYYEREGRTWERAAMIKARPCAGDPAAGERVIGDIAPFVWRKHLDFAALTDVHDMKRRMQAFKGHGEVAVEGHNVKVGRGGIREIEFFAQTQQLIAGGRHPELRVRPTLEALQILAATGWIGKGAHAELESAYLFLRQVEHRLQMIADEQTHSLPEEPEAVERFARFFGYESRDAFSADLVGHLGRVQEHYSRLFESEPAAAAAQPAIDFAAGPDDMHLLGHLLKLGFKQPRMVAECTRVWLAGSYRALRVETTLAAFREFLPGLIQGLSQAEDPDAAVAAFDRFLQALQRGGRLITLLGQNSELVGLVAMILGVAPRLGDMLARQPQIMDGLIDPRFFGGMPDRREVSERLAATLADAGSYEEFLDRLRLYGQESLFLIGTRILSGTVSAQQASIAFADVAEGIVRTVHRLVGEQFATQYGRIKHQETAILAMGKLGSREMTAASDLDLILIYDFDEAAPDSDGERSLQGAQYFARLTQRLISAFTTRTNYGVLYEVDMRLRPSGRAGPVASRIDAFAVYQDEEAWTWEHMALTRARVISSSPALQQQVEAVIRKVLTRPRDQGITARDVVEMRHAIAEEKGESDVWDLKYYAGGLVDIEFIAQYLQLVHAAEHPDILSVSTLQVLDHAARLGLLRPADADVLRSAALLYHDLIQVLRLCVSTKFTPASAGEGLLRMLARAGDAPDFSALEAQVVEIAADVRGIFNDVLGIATERR